The DNA segment CCGAACTCGCCGCTCAGGACGGCGCTCGACCAATTTTCCGGCGTGGTCGCGAACGATAGCTCATAACGACTTACACGACGTGCGATGCTCGGCATATAGCGAACGCCGCGCACGCGCACCGCCGCGCCCAGATCGAAGACGAGCTCCACAGGCGACAGCTGGGTGACGCTTGCGGCGTGCACGCGCCGTACTTCCGTGGCGGTATCGGCCAGGTCCGGCTCGAGATAAAGGCCGACGTGCTCTATCAACGGTTCGCCGCGCGAATCGGTGACGCGCACCCGAAACCGTTTCGCGGTCGTCTGTGGGACGCGGATCAGCCGTTGAGCGCCGACCGCCTCGACCGACGCGATTTCGACCCACCGTCCATCCTCGCGCTCGGCTTCAGCAAGCCATCGCCCGATGCGCTGTCCGTGCGCGATCCGCTCGCGAAGCTCGATCACGTTCACGCGCTGCGGCGCAGCAAACGCGAGATTGATCGTCATTGAATGGCCGGCCGTAGTCCGCTCGATTTCCGCGCGTTCGGCCAAATTCGTCGCGAATGTACGATCGAGGTGCGACCGGAAGCCCGCCAGCGACGCGCGATCCGTCTCCGGGATCAACCCGCGCCGGTCGGGCGGCAGATTGAGCAGGAAATTGGCTCCGCGCCCGACGGATGCGAAGTAGAGGTCGACGAGATTGCGGGGCGAACGGACGGCTTCGTCTTCGGCGGCATGGTAGAACCATCCGGGCCGGATCGAGACGTCGCACTCGGGAATCAACCAGGTCGGGCCGTCGCAGTCCCCACGATTGAGCCTGGCGCGATCGGCCTGCCCGGGCCAGGCACCGGTCGTGTCGATCGTGTACCAGCAGGGATCACCCGCGATGCCCGACTCGTTGCCGACCCACCGCACGTCGGGGCCGGTATCGGAGAAGATGACGGCATCCGGCTGCAGGTCACGCACCATTTGCCACGTCCGCGGCCAGTCGTAGTACGTGCGGTTGTCGATCGACCGCTGCTCCCGCGCGCCGCCGTAGTAGCCGTCTCCACCGTTGGCGCCGTCGAACCACACCTCGAACAGCTCGCCATAGTTGGTTAGCAGTTCGCGAAGTTGGCCGCGGTAGTAATCCAAGTATGCAGGCCTGCCATACTCTGCATGGTTCCGATCCCACGGGGATAGGTAAACGCCAAACTCGATGCCGGCGGAACGGCATGCCCGTTCGAGTTCGCGCACAACGTCACCATTTCCGTTCCGGAACGGACTGTTGCGGACCGAGTGGCCCGTGAGTTCGCTGGGCCACAGGCAGAACCCGTCGTGATGCTTGCACGTGAGGATCAGCCCTTGCATGCCGGCGAGGCGCGCCGAATCGACAATTTGATCGGCGTCAAATGCGCTTGGATCGAAAATTGACGGCGGTTCATCGCCGAACCCCCATTCTTTGTCTGTGAACGTATTGGTCGTGAAGTGCACGAAGCCGTAGAAGGCCCGCTCATGATGGCGCAGTTGGCGCGTGCTGGGTGATGGACCGGACGGCACTTCCACTTGTTATTCCTACAACATGGCCATTCGGTTCCAACGCACTCCCGAACTACAACTGCTCAACGGGAGTGGTTGCTCATCGCCGCCGTCGCCAGCAGCGGCCTTTCCCGTGGGGGAACGCCCGAACCGGCTGACCAGGAGTCGACTTCGGACTGAGTTACCAGATCTGTGCTGATGATGTTAACAGATTGGCGGGCATACGAGATGTGTACGCTGCGCACGGTCAGGTCGTCGTGGTGCCGCGGCGTCCATGTTTCATTATCGCGTCGGCCGTAACCCCAACCATCGGGGCAGTGGACTTGCCAGACGCCATCGTCGGTCTGATATGCGCCGAACAGAGGGTGCGTGGCAGCAAAGTGAACGTGTCCTGAGAGCCACCAGGTCGCATGGCTTCGGCGACGTAACCGCGAGCGTACGGCAGACGTCGGCACGTAGTAGGGCCTGCGGCCGGCCTCGTAGTAGCGGGCGCCGTCCAGTTGCGCCGACAGCAGCGGGAAGTGACAGAAGACCAACAGCGGCACGTCGCTCATCTCGTCCAATTGATTCGCGAACCACGCCTCGTGCTCCGGATCGAGCCGCGCGCTGGAGTCGGTCGCAACGCTGTCAACGCCAAGCAGGACGCACCCCATTTTGCCGTTCTGATTCGCGTGATAACGGCTCTCGATGCCGTAGAACTTCTCGAACCGGCGAAGCAACGATTGCCCAACGGTGGCCGGTGAGTGCGTCCACACCTTGGCGTATGCGGACGCGTCGTCGTCGTCCTGCGGGACGAACGAAAACTCATGATTGCCGTTGACGACCGAGTAAGGCCGGTCCAGCGCTGCGATGAAGTCGCGTACTTTGGCGTACTCGCCGGGCGTGCCGTAGCAGGCCGTCATGTCGCCGAGCAGGACCACCCAGTCGTGCGCGTCGAGAAACGCCCGGTTGCCCAAGAGCAGTTCCTTCTGGCGCGGCCCGAACGGGATGTGCAGGTCGGGCAACACCAGGATGCGCAGCATGTCGCGCCCCGACATCGCCTCGGCAGGCGTAACGGGACGGCGTTCGGCGGATAAGCCGTTCATGCGCATGGACAACTCCTTCCTCAACAACTTCCGGACGTCTCGATGACACCGGCACCGGGCGTAGCGACTATTGATGCTCCCAGACGTACACGGGTTCTTCGCCGACCTGAACGGTGACGTACCCGTTAACCGCGGCCAACGTCTGGCGGCGCCTCCATCGGTTGACGCAGCAGGTCGACGTGCTTCACGAGGCTGTTGATCGCACCATCGGCGTCGTAGCTGTGCATCTCCTCGTACCAGTGGCCCGACACAACGTCGACCTGATTCAGGATGCCCGCCTCGACTTGGGCGTTCACGTACTTTTTGTGGTCACCGGCGCTAACGGCGATGCCGATGATCCGCGGCTTGCCGGGCGACCGTTCCCGCTCCTCCCGGAGGATGCGCGCCATCTCGACCAACTGCTGCGGCGTGCCGTTCCAGCGGTCGGAGGTGTTGGCTTCGTTCCACGTCTCAACCGCCGCCAGCGTGTTCGTGCCGTCGTCGTACCGGTCGAGCAAGGCCCGCACGTAGGTGCGGTAGTCGTTCATGTCGTCGGGCGGGTTGGCGATGCCCCCCTTGATCCACTTGATCGGCACCGCTCGTTCAGGCGAGACCGACCATGCAGGCGCGCTGTCGTCGGCAAGCGTCATCCGGCCGCCGATGCGCTTGATCGTCTCGAATTGCCCGTCAAGCTTGGTCCAAATGTACTCGCCGCGCTGCGGGTTGTTGGTGGCCCAATGCGTGAAGACGCGATAGGTCTTAAAGCCCTGGAGCGGTGGGAGGTCCGCCGACAGGTGCGTGTTCAACGGCCAATCGTCAGGAAGATCGCGCGCCCATCGTGCCGGTGCGTGGCCGATGAACTGGCGAGCGGTCGCAAGCGGCGCGACATCGCCACTGGTCGATGGCTTGGCCATCAACGCCATGTCCAATCGGTACATCCCGTTCGCGAGCGACGGTGCGTACTCGACATGAGCTGGTTGTCCCCCCGTGATCTCAACCGGCAGCTCCTCGACCACCTGCTCTTCGGTGAGCAGGTCGGCGCGCGTGATCAGCAGCCGCCCCGACCAGGTTGGCGCAGTGGGATCGGGTTCGATGCGCACGTTAAGCTTGGCGGGCTGCTGGGGCGTATAGAGTCCCAGTGGCACACCGGCATCAACGCTGAGCTTCATCTCGGCCATAACGGATTGGGCCTCGGTGAGCAGGCTCAGGGCAATCAAACCGGCCGTCAACCCGGTGTGGCGAAAGGTTCTGCATTGTCGAGACGGATTCTGACCGGCCATGTTGACGCTCCCGCTGGACTTAGTTCGTAATGGGTACCCAATCGTCGTTGAACTGCTGGCCGCGGAAGATCGTCTCGACGTGCATGTCGGCAAACAGCGCATTCGACCGCTTGCCGTGGGTAACGTTGTCGATCTCGTAGCCGAGCATCGACACGTTGGCCGACTGCGGCCAATTGGCCCAGTTGCTGGCGTCGACCTGCCACTGCTCCATGCGAAGCTTTTCCCACAGCAGGATGCCCTGAGACGGTAGGCGCGTCAGCTTGTTCGGCACCTCGTTGACCCAGGGGAAGTCGCGGTTGATCCAGCCGCCCTTAGCGCCGTCGTCGCCGGCCCAGGTGTAGCTGTAGCTGTTGCCCTTGCCGTTCACGTCACCGAAGGGAGTAATGTTGGGATCGTTATCGAACTTCCCCGGGCAGAGGAACAGCCCGCCGCGCCCGAAGAGGTAGTTCCGGTACGCCGAGGTGTCCGGCACGCTGTTCGGTCGCTTCTGCCCGAGGTATGGACCGACCAGTGCGGCCCAGCTGTAGCGGGAGCTGCCGTAGATGTAGACGCCGCTGCTGTTCCTGGGATGCAGCGGCGGGATGTAGTTTCGGTTGTCGTTGCCGTACATCGTCAGGCCAAGGCCGAGCTGCTTGAGCTGGCTCGCGCATGCCACCGCTTGGGCCGAACGTCGCGCCTTCTGCAGCGACGGCAACAGGATCGAGATGAGCAGTGCGATGATTCCGATCACGACCAGCAATTCAACCAGCGTGAACCCGCGGTGCTTTTGCCCTCTCATGGGATTACTCCTCTTCATTCTCAGGACCGGTCATCTTGTGGGACCAGCTAGTTTGCAATCGGCCTCTCGCCGCCACGTTACGCACGGCGCCGACGCAGGGCAGCCATCAGCCCGACGCCAAGCAGGGACAGCGACGCCGGCTCTGGGACCACGGCCGTCGCTTCCGTCAGGCGCAGGGCGTTCACGTACCACGCCACGTTCGCCACGGCACCATTGGCATCCCCGCCGGTGACCGTGATGCTGAAGTCTCCATCGCTGCCCGGGCTGATGCTGGAGAAGCGGGCGACATGACCAGCATCGTTGTTGCCAACGGTGAACGTCGCGGCGTCGTTGGTCATGCCCGATGGCGTGCTTGAGATCACGGCGCCGTCGCTGCTGGCGTTCACGAACGAGTCGATGTCGGAGATCTGATAACGGTTCTTTCGAGCCGTGTCGATCGAGCCGCTGGCGCGATTGCCCGTGCTGGCAAAGTCGTACGTCCTCGTCGGGTCCAGGCCGGAAAACGTGAACGTCGCCGTGTTGGCCGTGTTACCGCCGTAGGTCAGATTGCCGTTCAGGTTGACCCCGTCCACCATGAACAGCACACGAGCGTCACTGTCGACCGGCGGGCTCGGGGTCCAGGCAGAGTCGCCGCTGTTGGCGAAAGGGCTGGTGCCCGGCCGCGTCAGGACGACCGTGAGCGAGGCGTTGGAAATCGTCGTTCCAGTTTCGTAATTGACCAAGTCCGTGACGAGCGTTTTTTCCAAGCCCGAACCGTCCGTGCCAACCGACAAATTCCTGGCGTTGCCTGTACTTTGCGTATTGGTACCGCCTAGGTCGACGTACGCGATGAAGTCAGCCTGCGCTAAAGATGGAACTGCCAAGACTACGACCGACAGTAGAATGCTACGCGATGTGAACATGCTATTCCCTCTCCGATAGAATCCAAAAACAATTTATACGCTTAAAAAGAGATGCAAGTCTTAATTCCCAGAGGTCGATTCCCAAAGACTGGGCTTTCCGCAAATGTACCTATGGTTGCAAGCCTAAACGCTTGTCATCCACCCGCTTGCCTCTGAATTCACCAACGAAGCTGAGGCCGCTTTCATTCGCTGGCACCAAGCCAATCAGCTGTCCCATGCTCATATTACACCTTATTTATGCGTATACAAACGGATTTCCAGTTTTTTTGTATTCGCTCCCATTCTTACTGGGTTGACCCACTTGCAAGAGAGCCAGCGGGTCGGACCAGGCAGAAGGAGCCACAAGTTACTGGGCGGTGCCCGCGAGGGTGATCAGTTCCAGCGGGCGAATGCGGACGCGAAGTTCATTCCCTTCAATCACTACATCTTCCGTTTTGCCACCCGGCGACCCGGGCCCCCGGCGATGGACTCGAAAGCGCTGCGGCATTCCGTCGGTCGCGGCGGCGAACCTCACCGTCACCTCGTAGCTCTCCGCCGGTCGGCCCATCTGCTCGCGTTGCCAAGCTGTCGCCTGGTCGCTCGTGAAGAAGTCAGACGTGAAGTTGCTCAGCATCACCGTCCATTTCCCGTCAGGTTGACGCGCCGCAACGGCGCTGACGCGCGGCTTGTGGCCGTACGTCCATGCCATGCCCTCGTCGGCGGAACTGCGGCAACGAAAGATCGTCGAACCGATCGGCAGGGCCCGGCTGATCATGCCGTAGTACGCCGCCTTCTCGAACGGGATAAGGCGAAACGGGTCAGATTCGTAGGCGAAAATGCGGGTGGCATTGTCCCTTGGGTCCACCCGCTCGTAACCGATAAAGTGGATCCATCGGTGGACCCCGTGATTCAGGTCACTCAGCACGCGCGACGCCAGCGAGGCGGCCACCCGGTGGTCGCCCGGCGCCTCTGGGCCGTTGTCCGAAGCCTCGGTCTGCCAATATTCGACCCGCTGCCCGTCCACACGTTCGGCGACCGCGGCCGTCGGACCCATGTTGTACGTGTGCGAGGCAATGGCATGAAGCGCGTTCCAAGCTTCCGCGTCCTGCCGCATCGCATCGACGTTTCGCAGCAGGTGCCCGTCGGCGTTCGCGTTTTCGGGCGCGATGATCTTGACGGCAGTTAACCCGCGCCGATCCAGCTCGCTGCGCAGGCGCTTGACGATGCCCGCCAGCTGTGTCGGGGTGAACGCTACCGGGTCGTTTGGCTCGTTCTGCAGTCCTGTCGCGTCCAGGCTCACGCCGCCATCGCGCAAGGCGGTGACGGTGTCGGCCAACAGCACCGCGTAGGCGTCGGTTTCGGATTCCTTCAGCCGTACTTTGTCGGGCGCGGCCTCGCGCGGTTCTGTCATGTATGACGGGCAGCGACTTGGGGCCAGCAGCAACGTCGTCGCGCCACTGGCCTGGGCATCGCGGATCATGCCCGAGGTCAGGTATCGATCGATGAAGCCCGACACGTCCACCGTCCCACGCTCGGGCGACACCGTATCCAGGTGAATCCAGAGCCGCAGCGTGTTGAAGCCCAGATCGCGCCACAGGGCGTCGTTCAGTTGCGCCCGGGCAGCGGCGGGAAGCTTGCCGTAGTTGCTTCCATCGTTGATAAGGCTGGCCCCGAAGCCACCGAACCGCTGTCGCGGCGTCGCATCGACGTCGATCGTCAGCGGTTGATATGTCACGGGCGCTGCTGCGCCTGCCGCCGGCGCGGTGGCGCCTGCATCAGCGGTAGCGAACCGCCCGATCCGGATCGACATGCCCTCCCAGTAGGCCCCGCCACCACCACCATCCGCATTCGTGTCAACCTGGAATGCCAGTTCATCGCCGGCCTGCATCTGGAGTTCGGCGGTGATGTTCAATCCCGCCTTCCTGTCGCTGTCCGTCGATGCAAACGCGATTGACTTGCCCACGTCCGCAGCGCCGGTGAAGTGAATTACATATAACGCGATGGCCTTGTGATGGCTCCACAGCGTCACCCCGTCCGACGTCGCGGAGACGACGTACCTTCCGTTTGCGGGCGCGATGAAGCTGAGCACGCCCAGTGCCTTGTCCTTGGCGCCCAGCCGGCTGCCCGCACGGTTCCCTTCTGCCTTCGCGGCCAGGGA comes from the Tepidisphaeraceae bacterium genome and includes:
- a CDS encoding alpha-L-fucosidase — protein: MEVPSGPSPSTRQLRHHERAFYGFVHFTTNTFTDKEWGFGDEPPSIFDPSAFDADQIVDSARLAGMQGLILTCKHHDGFCLWPSELTGHSVRNSPFRNGNGDVVRELERACRSAGIEFGVYLSPWDRNHAEYGRPAYLDYYRGQLRELLTNYGELFEVWFDGANGGDGYYGGAREQRSIDNRTYYDWPRTWQMVRDLQPDAVIFSDTGPDVRWVGNESGIAGDPCWYTIDTTGAWPGQADRARLNRGDCDGPTWLIPECDVSIRPGWFYHAAEDEAVRSPRNLVDLYFASVGRGANFLLNLPPDRRGLIPETDRASLAGFRSHLDRTFATNLAERAEIERTTAGHSMTINLAFAAPQRVNVIELRERIAHGQRIGRWLAEAEREDGRWVEIASVEAVGAQRLIRVPQTTAKRFRVRVTDSRGEPLIEHVGLYLEPDLADTATEVRRVHAASVTQLSPVELVFDLGAAVRVRGVRYMPSIARRVSRYELSFATTPENWSSAVLSGEFGNVMANAAPQIVPCDVTARYVRFRATRMAVGDDIEPKHVELL
- a CDS encoding GDSL-type esterase/lipase family protein, which codes for MTGIRKLHTFLFGVVAVVGWLANGWGTARAADGAAPAPGAQLDFVEVRGGLPNAAAKLAAGQPLTVVFIGGSVTEGGRENGYVAGVGRWLKEAYPASAINVVNAGIGGTNSKFGSQRYERDVLAEKPDLVLIEFAVNDDGDAREWMERLVRKTWTRDPQTDIAFMYHAKKEFLPTYAKGELPAVAAFHEQVAAHYQIPSVNTGAAVGQAVNANAESWEALFGDVVHPKPADYAIYTKTIVAALQQVLAAGNAGSHALGETLIADLAADAPTEPAEPMAPTDPVTDAAGAKAEATYALPIFGLNWTDQPEFKDGGQVRWRLATLPTTAGMKLTNEVGLLRSERSGAMQYFPAARAFTADHPKAQSLAAKAEGNRAGSRLGAKDKALGVLSFIAPANGRYVVSATSDGVTLWSHHKAIALYVIHFTGAADVGKSIAFASTDSDRKAGLNITAELQMQAGDELAFQVDTNADGGGGGAYWEGMSIRIGRFATADAGATAPAAGAAAPVTYQPLTIDVDATPRQRFGGFGASLINDGSNYGKLPAAARAQLNDALWRDLGFNTLRLWIHLDTVSPERGTVDVSGFIDRYLTSGMIRDAQASGATTLLLAPSRCPSYMTEPREAAPDKVRLKESETDAYAVLLADTVTALRDGGVSLDATGLQNEPNDPVAFTPTQLAGIVKRLRSELDRRGLTAVKIIAPENANADGHLLRNVDAMRQDAEAWNALHAIASHTYNMGPTAAVAERVDGQRVEYWQTEASDNGPEAPGDHRVAASLASRVLSDLNHGVHRWIHFIGYERVDPRDNATRIFAYESDPFRLIPFEKAAYYGMISRALPIGSTIFRCRSSADEGMAWTYGHKPRVSAVAARQPDGKWTVMLSNFTSDFFTSDQATAWQREQMGRPAESYEVTVRFAAATDGMPQRFRVHRRGPGSPGGKTEDVVIEGNELRVRIRPLELITLAGTAQ
- a CDS encoding PEP-CTERM sorting domain-containing protein — protein: MFTSRSILLSVVVLAVPSLAQADFIAYVDLGGTNTQSTGNARNLSVGTDGSGLEKTLVTDLVNYETGTTISNASLTVVLTRPGTSPFANSGDSAWTPSPPVDSDARVLFMVDGVNLNGNLTYGGNTANTATFTFSGLDPTRTYDFASTGNRASGSIDTARKNRYQISDIDSFVNASSDGAVISSTPSGMTNDAATFTVGNNDAGHVARFSSISPGSDGDFSITVTGGDANGAVANVAWYVNALRLTEATAVVPEPASLSLLGVGLMAALRRRRA
- a CDS encoding prepilin-type N-terminal cleavage/methylation domain-containing protein, which codes for MRGQKHRGFTLVELLVVIGIIALLISILLPSLQKARRSAQAVACASQLKQLGLGLTMYGNDNRNYIPPLHPRNSSGVYIYGSSRYSWAALVGPYLGQKRPNSVPDTSAYRNYLFGRGGLFLCPGKFDNDPNITPFGDVNGKGNSYSYTWAGDDGAKGGWINRDFPWVNEVPNKLTRLPSQGILLWEKLRMEQWQVDASNWANWPQSANVSMLGYEIDNVTHGKRSNALFADMHVETIFRGQQFNDDWVPITN
- a CDS encoding metallophosphoesterase, with amino-acid sequence MRMNGLSAERRPVTPAEAMSGRDMLRILVLPDLHIPFGPRQKELLLGNRAFLDAHDWVVLLGDMTACYGTPGEYAKVRDFIAALDRPYSVVNGNHEFSFVPQDDDDASAYAKVWTHSPATVGQSLLRRFEKFYGIESRYHANQNGKMGCVLLGVDSVATDSSARLDPEHEAWFANQLDEMSDVPLLVFCHFPLLSAQLDGARYYEAGRRPYYVPTSAVRSRLRRRSHATWWLSGHVHFAATHPLFGAYQTDDGVWQVHCPDGWGYGRRDNETWTPRHHDDLTVRSVHISYARQSVNIISTDLVTQSEVDSWSAGSGVPPRERPLLATAAMSNHSR